One genomic region from Polyangium spumosum encodes:
- a CDS encoding sigma 54-interacting transcriptional regulator, protein MSSQDAELSTIDGLQPPSTYAPYGAFGAARVPALTIAWHPTLERVGDRALLSMSPGGSPIPLSRLEPDFSPPGSATGEPLGDPHVSRKPIHLLKLENDYIRIDTQGSSTRVVANGTPLEGSRDFSPLDLEAGIVLELANRVVLLLHLDELRQETGEDLGLVGASHGIERVRREIRRLASLDVPVLIRGETGTGKELVAQALHNAGVRRNRPFVAVNMGAIPAALAAAELFGSDRGAFTGAVRSHAGYFGAAEDGTLFLDEVGEIPLDVQASLLRALDVGEVQPLGAARVRETNARIVAATDADLEVKVQSGMFRGPLLHRLASYELVLPPLRQRRDDIGRLFLHFLRVELERFGKTDRIGDHGGKVLPTSFIAALVRHDWPGNVRQLRNVVRQIVLGSHDAGPLDPGPALASLMSSSPTPPGGGAGGQGESSASAAKEPPISLRRKPSEVSEEELLEALRVCDFDVKATAERLGISRTSLYALVEDNPKVRRASDLDREEILRVLRECDGNVELTARRLEVSKVALQRRISELKIA, encoded by the coding sequence GTGTCCTCACAAGACGCGGAGCTCTCGACGATCGACGGACTGCAACCACCGTCGACGTACGCGCCGTACGGGGCGTTCGGGGCCGCCCGTGTCCCTGCGTTGACGATCGCCTGGCACCCGACACTCGAGCGGGTCGGTGATCGGGCGCTCTTGTCGATGAGCCCCGGCGGCAGCCCCATTCCTTTGTCACGGCTCGAACCGGATTTCTCGCCCCCCGGCTCGGCCACGGGGGAGCCGCTCGGCGACCCGCACGTGAGCCGCAAACCCATCCACCTGCTCAAGCTCGAAAACGATTACATCCGCATCGACACGCAGGGCAGCTCCACGCGGGTCGTCGCGAACGGAACCCCGCTCGAAGGCAGCCGCGACTTCAGTCCGCTGGACCTGGAGGCGGGCATCGTGCTGGAGCTCGCGAACCGCGTCGTGCTCCTCTTGCACCTCGACGAGCTGCGCCAGGAGACGGGCGAGGACCTCGGCCTCGTCGGCGCGAGCCACGGAATCGAGCGCGTTCGGCGCGAGATCCGGCGGCTCGCGAGCCTCGACGTGCCCGTGCTGATTCGCGGCGAGACCGGCACGGGAAAAGAGCTCGTCGCGCAGGCCCTGCATAACGCCGGGGTGCGGCGGAACCGGCCCTTCGTGGCCGTCAACATGGGCGCCATCCCCGCCGCGCTCGCCGCCGCCGAGCTCTTTGGCTCCGATCGAGGCGCCTTCACCGGCGCGGTCCGCAGCCACGCGGGTTATTTCGGCGCCGCGGAGGACGGGACGCTTTTCCTCGACGAGGTGGGCGAGATCCCGCTCGACGTGCAAGCGTCCCTGCTCCGCGCCCTCGACGTCGGCGAGGTCCAGCCGCTCGGGGCCGCGCGCGTGCGCGAGACGAACGCTCGTATCGTCGCCGCGACCGACGCCGACCTCGAGGTCAAGGTGCAATCGGGGATGTTCCGCGGCCCGCTCCTGCACCGCCTGGCGAGCTACGAGCTCGTGCTCCCGCCGCTACGGCAGCGGCGCGACGATATCGGGCGACTCTTTTTGCATTTCCTGCGGGTCGAGCTCGAGCGATTCGGAAAAACGGACCGGATCGGCGACCACGGCGGCAAGGTGCTGCCCACGTCGTTCATCGCCGCGCTCGTCCGGCACGATTGGCCCGGCAACGTGCGGCAGCTCCGGAACGTCGTCCGGCAGATCGTGCTCGGCAGCCACGACGCGGGCCCGCTCGACCCGGGGCCGGCGCTCGCGTCGCTGATGTCGTCGTCGCCGACGCCGCCCGGCGGGGGCGCGGGAGGTCAAGGCGAGTCGAGCGCTTCGGCGGCGAAGGAGCCGCCCATTTCGCTGCGCCGCAAGCCGAGCGAGGTGAGCGAGGAGGAGCTCCTGGAGGCGCTGCGCGTCTGCGATTTCGACGTCAAAGCGACGGCCGAGCGGCTCGGGATCTCGCGGACGTCGCTCTACGCGCTGGTCGAGGACAACCCGAAGGTGCGGCGCGCGAGCGACCTCGATCGGGAGGAGATCCTGCGCGTCTTGCGAGAATGCGACGGGAACGTCGAGCTGACGGCGAGGCGCCTCGAGGTGTCGAAGGTGGCGCTGCAGCGGCGCATCAGCGAGCTCAAGATCGCCTGA
- a CDS encoding patatin-like phospholipase family protein, protein MSSASAAPHASVRPTPTLREWLHEGPFSMGLSSGFFGFFAHAGVMTVLEDEGLSPARVSGSSAGALVGGIWAAGASAVTIRDELLRLKREDFWDMRPGPGLLAGKLFRARLEALLPVRTFDRCRVPLAVSVYDVFSRKTRVLAEGPLAPAIQASCTVPGLFHPVWHEGRPLLDGGILDRHGLAGMPPGERLLYHHLASRSPWRKVNSPSLKVPERGGMAALVIESLPRVGPFRLPEGARAFDIAARATRDALARPVVVQDRTS, encoded by the coding sequence ATGTCGTCCGCCTCGGCCGCCCCCCACGCCTCGGTTCGTCCCACGCCCACGCTGCGCGAGTGGCTCCACGAGGGCCCTTTTTCGATGGGCCTCTCCTCGGGCTTCTTCGGGTTCTTCGCGCACGCCGGGGTGATGACCGTGCTCGAGGACGAGGGGCTCTCGCCCGCGCGGGTCTCGGGCTCGAGCGCGGGCGCGCTCGTGGGCGGGATCTGGGCGGCGGGGGCGAGCGCCGTGACGATCCGCGACGAACTCTTGCGCCTGAAACGCGAAGATTTCTGGGACATGCGGCCCGGGCCGGGGCTGCTCGCGGGCAAACTCTTCCGGGCGCGGCTCGAAGCGCTGCTGCCCGTGCGGACGTTCGATCGTTGCCGCGTGCCGCTTGCGGTGAGCGTATACGACGTGTTTTCGCGAAAGACGCGGGTCCTCGCCGAGGGGCCGCTCGCGCCCGCCATTCAGGCGTCGTGCACGGTGCCCGGCCTGTTTCATCCGGTCTGGCACGAGGGGCGCCCGCTGCTCGACGGCGGCATCCTCGACCGGCACGGGCTCGCCGGAATGCCCCCGGGCGAGCGGCTCTTGTATCACCACCTCGCGTCGCGCTCGCCGTGGCGAAAGGTGAACAGCCCTTCCCTGAAGGTGCCCGAGCGAGGCGGAATGGCCGCGCTCGTCATCGAATCCTTGCCGCGCGTGGGCCCCTTCCGCCTGCCCGAGGGCGCGCGGGCCTTCGACATCGCGGCGCGGGCGACGCGAGACGCGCTCGCGCGTCCCGTCGTGGTCCAGGATCGAACGAGCTGA
- a CDS encoding PepSY-associated TM helix domain-containing protein: MAEGAPEPRRRFSPRGLLRTVHRDAGNLAVGLTLVYAASGLAVNHIADWDPNFKNHEFTHELGGPLEGDDQAVAERVLQKLNIGDKPSDVYRATPTELEITLDRRTLHVDTQTGKVLDEGQEPRFFLRLANWLHLNRGKKAWTYVADGYAVLLLLLAFSGMFMLPGRKGLIGRGGIFVLVGAAVPIAYVVLSGGP, encoded by the coding sequence ATGGCTGAGGGCGCGCCCGAGCCCCGGCGCCGCTTCTCGCCCCGCGGCCTGCTCCGCACGGTCCACCGCGACGCGGGCAACCTCGCGGTCGGGCTCACCCTCGTCTACGCCGCCTCCGGCCTCGCGGTGAATCACATCGCGGACTGGGACCCGAATTTCAAGAATCACGAGTTCACCCACGAGCTCGGAGGGCCCCTCGAAGGCGACGATCAGGCCGTCGCCGAGCGTGTCCTTCAAAAGCTGAACATCGGGGACAAACCGAGCGACGTCTACCGCGCGACGCCGACGGAGCTCGAGATCACGCTCGACCGGCGCACGCTGCACGTGGACACGCAGACCGGCAAGGTGCTCGACGAGGGGCAAGAGCCGAGGTTTTTCCTGCGCCTGGCGAACTGGCTGCATCTGAACCGCGGCAAGAAGGCGTGGACCTACGTGGCCGACGGGTACGCGGTCCTGCTCCTCTTGCTCGCGTTTTCGGGCATGTTCATGCTTCCCGGCCGGAAGGGCCTGATCGGCCGCGGCGGGATCTTCGTGCTCGTCGGCGCGGCGGTCCCGATTGCGTACGTGGTGCTCTCGGGCGGCCCCTGA